The Sulfitobacter donghicola DSW-25 = KCTC 12864 = JCM 14565 genome has a segment encoding these proteins:
- the pgeF gene encoding peptidoglycan editing factor PgeF translates to MTLEILTSDAIGTTHGFFTRRGGASSGVFAGLNCGQGSTDQAEIVAINRARVAEAMGVAPDHLLGVHQIHSSTAITVDAPMAEKPRADALVTATPGLALSVLSADCQPVLFADAEAGVIGAAHAGWRGALDGVLHSTVDAMEQLGAKRENIVAVIGPAISQAAYEVGPEFLDSFMAEDPEYARYFINGEGDRMMFDLPGFGLNRLRAAGVGHAEWTRHCTFSDSDRFYSYRRTTHAKEADYGRLIAAITL, encoded by the coding sequence ATGACCCTCGAAATCTTAACCTCAGATGCCATCGGGACCACACATGGTTTTTTCACCCGCCGTGGCGGTGCGTCCTCTGGCGTGTTTGCGGGGTTGAATTGTGGGCAGGGGTCTACGGATCAAGCCGAAATCGTAGCGATCAATCGCGCGCGCGTGGCCGAAGCGATGGGGGTTGCGCCCGATCATTTGCTGGGCGTTCACCAGATACATTCCTCGACAGCTATTACTGTCGATGCCCCGATGGCGGAAAAGCCCCGCGCAGATGCGCTGGTCACAGCCACCCCCGGCCTTGCGCTATCTGTACTAAGTGCCGACTGCCAGCCCGTGTTGTTTGCAGATGCAGAGGCGGGTGTGATTGGCGCGGCCCACGCCGGATGGCGCGGCGCGCTAGACGGTGTTTTGCATTCTACCGTGGATGCGATGGAGCAGTTGGGGGCAAAGCGCGAAAATATCGTGGCTGTCATCGGCCCCGCCATCAGCCAAGCCGCCTATGAAGTTGGTCCTGAGTTCCTCGACAGCTTTATGGCCGAAGATCCCGAATATGCGCGTTACTTTATCAATGGTGAAGGGGATCGAATGATGTTCGACCTTCCCGGCTTTGGCCTGAACCGTTTGCGCGCAGCTGGTGTTGGCCATGCTGAATGGACGCGCCATTGCACCTTTTCTGATTCTGATCGATTCTATTCCTATCGGCGCACCACCCACGCCAAAGAGGCGGATTACGGTCGCCTGATCGCCGCGATCACTCTTTGA
- a CDS encoding class I SAM-dependent methyltransferase, with amino-acid sequence MSLRDILIAQIAAQGPMRLDAYMSACLLHPEFGYYTTRPPFGAKGDFITAPEISQMFGELVGLALAQAWIDQGAPSPFTLAELGPGRGTLMADVLRATAGVPGFRDAVQVVLLEASPALRDAQAKSLTGYAPTWINTIQELPQQATFLVANEFFDALPIRQFIRDADNWRERQIGVQDGALVFGLGPSQQQPALSHRLEDTKDGDLIEDCAAVAPVLSEVCLRLEQFGGAALIFDYGDWRSLGDTLQAVQNHETTDPLANPGHADLTAHVDFEALLAAAAPCTASRVTGQGVFLERLGITARAQALAQSLSGTALENHIAAHRRLTHPEEMGTLFKTFGIVPNGKPMLPGLET; translated from the coding sequence ATGAGTTTGCGCGACATCCTCATCGCGCAGATCGCAGCACAAGGCCCTATGCGGCTGGACGCCTATATGTCGGCTTGCCTGCTCCACCCTGAGTTCGGTTACTATACAACACGCCCCCCCTTTGGTGCCAAAGGCGACTTTATCACCGCGCCGGAAATCAGCCAGATGTTTGGTGAGCTTGTCGGATTGGCCTTGGCCCAAGCATGGATAGATCAAGGCGCCCCCTCGCCCTTTACACTTGCCGAACTTGGCCCCGGCCGTGGGACGCTGATGGCTGATGTTTTACGCGCAACGGCAGGTGTTCCCGGTTTTCGGGACGCGGTACAGGTTGTTTTGCTAGAGGCCTCGCCTGCCCTGCGTGACGCGCAGGCGAAATCCCTGACAGGCTATGCCCCGACATGGATCAACACCATCCAAGAGTTGCCACAACAGGCGACCTTCCTCGTCGCGAATGAGTTTTTCGATGCCCTGCCCATCCGCCAATTCATCCGCGATGCAGACAACTGGCGCGAAAGGCAGATCGGCGTTCAGGACGGCGCCCTTGTCTTTGGCCTTGGCCCAAGCCAGCAACAACCTGCCCTGTCGCACCGTTTAGAAGACACCAAAGACGGGGACCTGATCGAAGATTGCGCAGCTGTAGCCCCCGTTCTGTCCGAAGTCTGTTTACGCCTAGAGCAATTTGGTGGTGCAGCCTTGATTTTTGATTACGGCGATTGGCGCAGTTTGGGTGACACGCTTCAAGCGGTGCAAAACCACGAAACAACTGATCCGCTCGCCAATCCGGGCCATGCGGACCTGACCGCGCATGTGGATTTCGAAGCCCTGCTGGCCGCCGCTGCCCCCTGCACCGCCAGCCGCGTTACTGGCCAAGGTGTGTTTCTGGAACGGTTGGGTATAACCGCGCGCGCGCAGGCCTTGGCACAATCCCTAAGCGGCACCGCGCTAGAGAACCACATTGCAGCACATCGCCGCTTGACGCACCCTGAGGAAATGGGAACCTTGTTCAAGACTTTTGGAATCGTGCCAAATGGCAAACCCATGCTACCGGGATTAGAAACATGA